A window of the Proteus terrae subsp. cibarius genome harbors these coding sequences:
- a CDS encoding endonuclease — MRKILHYTAVVLGLFFITLNVQAQAPENFTKAKEIAKERIYYDQNQKSQGTIYCGCDWEWVGKSGGRVNLASCGYKVRAQQTRAERIEWEHIVPAWVFGHQRQCWQNGGRTNCVKNDPVFGKIEADLHNLAPSIGEVNGDRSNFSFGQLPAQASYQYGQCRSRVDFASRTFEPRNEVKGLVARVYFYLHDRYNLSMSRQQQQLLMAWDNAYPPTAWEKERDNRIARIVGYHNPFVTGQMKWQLGHKNSGAGLSATSSAPVTKAKTETPKQLNTSQSEDIKGNINSKIYHFAHCSGYKTMSDKNAVFFKTESEAIKAGYRLANNCKQP, encoded by the coding sequence TTGAGAAAAATATTACACTATACCGCGGTTGTGTTGGGTTTATTTTTTATTACGCTAAATGTTCAAGCGCAAGCCCCTGAGAATTTTACAAAAGCGAAAGAGATAGCAAAAGAACGTATTTATTATGATCAAAATCAAAAGTCACAAGGCACTATTTATTGTGGTTGTGATTGGGAATGGGTAGGTAAATCTGGTGGACGTGTTAATTTAGCCAGTTGTGGTTATAAAGTCAGAGCCCAACAAACAAGAGCAGAACGTATTGAGTGGGAGCATATTGTTCCTGCATGGGTTTTTGGTCATCAACGTCAATGTTGGCAAAATGGAGGCAGAACTAATTGTGTGAAAAACGATCCTGTATTTGGCAAAATTGAAGCTGATTTACACAATTTAGCGCCATCTATAGGTGAAGTTAACGGGGATCGTAGCAATTTTAGTTTTGGACAATTACCAGCACAAGCATCTTATCAATATGGTCAATGCCGTAGCCGTGTTGACTTCGCGTCACGTACATTTGAACCTCGTAATGAAGTTAAAGGGCTAGTAGCAAGGGTTTATTTCTACTTACATGATCGCTATAACCTCTCTATGTCACGCCAACAACAACAGTTATTAATGGCTTGGGATAATGCTTATCCACCAACAGCGTGGGAAAAAGAGCGTGATAACCGTATTGCTCGTATTGTTGGATATCATAATCCGTTTGTGACAGGTCAAATGAAGTGGCAATTAGGACATAAAAATAGTGGTGCTGGATTATCTGCAACAAGTAGTGCGCCAGTCACTAAAGCCAAAACTGAAACGCCTAAACAACTAAATACATCACAATCTGAAGATATTAAAGGTAATATTAATAGCAAGATCTACCATTTTGCACATTGTTCTGGTTATAAAACAATGTCAGATAAAAATGCGGTTTTTTTTAAAACAGAGAGTGAGGCCATTAAGGCAGGTTACCGTTTAGCTAATAACTGTAAACAGCCTTAA
- a CDS encoding threonine/serine exporter, which produces MGIITILLTLIEDMILAAIPAVGFAMVFNVPSRALKYCALLGAIGHGSRTVLVMSGMNIEWASFCAAILVGCIGIQWSRWWLAHPKVFTVAAVIPMFPGINAYIAMISVVKLTQIGYSAEIFEALVTNFLKASFIVGALSIGLSLPGLWLYRKRPSV; this is translated from the coding sequence TTGGGCATAATAACGATACTTCTCACCCTAATTGAAGATATGATCTTAGCTGCTATTCCCGCAGTAGGTTTTGCGATGGTATTTAATGTACCTTCAAGGGCATTAAAATATTGCGCACTATTAGGAGCAATAGGGCACGGCTCTCGTACTGTTTTAGTAATGAGCGGGATGAACATAGAATGGGCAAGTTTTTGTGCCGCCATTTTAGTAGGTTGCATTGGTATTCAATGGTCACGCTGGTGGCTTGCACACCCTAAAGTTTTTACTGTTGCCGCGGTTATTCCAATGTTCCCCGGAATAAATGCATATATAGCGATGATCTCAGTGGTGAAATTAACACAAATTGGTTATAGCGCGGAAATTTTTGAAGCTTTAGTTACTAATTTCCTTAAAGCTTCATTTATTGTCGGTGCGCTCTCTATAGGGCTATCCTTGCCGGGATTATGGTTATATCGCAAGCGTCCGAGTGTATAA
- a CDS encoding threonine/serine exporter family protein, which yields MDNEIMADCTAISQDEQREITKLCIQTALLLLQHGAESMLVEQLSTRLGLALGVHQVESAISANAVVLTTIVNGHCQTSTRKIVDRGINMHVVTEVQHIVILVEHHLADIHEARKRFEHIKPLRYPRWAIIFMVALSCGCFSKLNGGNWDGFLVSAIGGGLGMFVRQALTHRQMNPLINFCITAFVATSVSGLLLKLSYFQTTATISMAASVLLLVPGFPLINAVADMFKGHVNTGLARWAMATMLTLATCLGVILAMAVWGLRDWA from the coding sequence ATGGATAATGAGATAATGGCGGATTGCACTGCCATTTCACAAGATGAACAGCGTGAAATTACCAAGTTATGTATTCAAACTGCGTTGTTGTTATTGCAACATGGTGCAGAAAGTATGTTGGTTGAGCAGCTTTCAACCCGCCTAGGTTTAGCTTTAGGTGTACATCAAGTCGAAAGTGCAATTTCTGCTAATGCAGTGGTATTAACTACGATTGTTAATGGGCATTGCCAAACTTCAACACGTAAGATTGTCGATCGCGGTATTAATATGCATGTTGTGACAGAAGTTCAGCATATTGTTATTTTGGTCGAACATCACCTTGCAGATATTCATGAAGCAAGAAAACGCTTTGAGCATATAAAACCGTTACGTTATCCACGTTGGGCGATTATTTTTATGGTTGCCTTATCATGTGGCTGTTTCTCTAAATTAAATGGTGGTAATTGGGATGGCTTTTTAGTTTCTGCCATTGGTGGTGGTCTTGGTATGTTTGTTCGCCAAGCATTAACACATCGCCAAATGAACCCATTAATTAATTTCTGTATTACTGCATTTGTGGCAACTTCAGTCTCAGGTCTATTATTAAAACTCTCTTATTTTCAAACTACGGCGACTATTTCAATGGCTGCCAGCGTCTTATTATTGGTTCCCGGATTTCCTTTAATTAATGCTGTTGCTGATATGTTTAAAGGGCACGTTAATACAGGGTTAGCGCGTTGGGCAATGGCAACAATGTTAACTTTAGCCACCTGTTTAGGGGTTATTTTAGCTATGGCAGTATGGGGGTTAAGAGATTGGGCATAA
- a CDS encoding universal stress protein gives MYKTILVPVDISEDELTTKALQHAVYIAKLEGAKLHLFHAIPDISRFSISYSYHYDMLSSFANKALERVQEQLQELADGIDLPNEQVEFSAVFGSARDKVLELAEKINADLIVIGSRRPSISTHLLGSNASGIVAYAKQSVLVVR, from the coding sequence ATGTACAAGACAATTCTAGTACCTGTTGATATTTCAGAAGATGAGTTAACGACTAAAGCCTTACAACACGCTGTTTATATTGCCAAATTAGAAGGCGCAAAACTGCACCTTTTCCATGCCATTCCTGATATTTCACGTTTCTCTATTAGTTATAGCTATCATTATGACATGCTCAGCTCTTTTGCAAATAAAGCACTTGAGCGTGTACAAGAACAACTGCAAGAATTAGCTGATGGCATTGATTTACCAAATGAACAAGTCGAATTTTCAGCCGTATTTGGTTCTGCAAGAGATAAAGTTTTAGAACTCGCTGAAAAAATTAATGCAGATTTAATTGTAATCGGTTCTCGTCGCCCAAGTATTTCAACACACTTATTGGGTTCAAATGCATCAGGTATTGTTGCTTATGCTAAGCAATCTGTTTTAGTTGTTCGTTAA
- a CDS encoding universal stress protein: protein MYKTILVPIDIVEEELTSKAVRHAVYLAKETGANLHLIHVLPISSAIINAYSLGYPEIKDKATVKAENDMQMLVDSVDLPAEKVAYTVTFGSPRDEILVTAKDIHADLIVIGSRRPNISTHLLGSTAAGVVRYAEISVLVVR from the coding sequence ATGTATAAAACGATTTTAGTGCCTATTGATATTGTAGAAGAAGAGTTAACCAGTAAAGCGGTACGACATGCTGTGTATTTAGCAAAAGAAACGGGAGCTAATTTACATTTAATTCATGTTCTTCCTATCTCTTCAGCAATCATTAATGCTTATTCACTGGGTTATCCAGAAATTAAAGATAAAGCGACAGTGAAAGCAGAGAATGATATGCAAATGTTGGTAGATTCGGTGGATTTACCTGCTGAAAAGGTCGCTTATACGGTTACTTTTGGCTCACCACGTGATGAAATTTTAGTCACAGCAAAAGATATTCATGCAGACTTAATTGTGATTGGTTCACGTAGACCTAATATCAGTACTCATTTATTAGGCTCAACAGCTGCGGGTGTTGTTCGCTATGCTGAAATTTCAGTGTTAGTGGTTCGTTAA
- a CDS encoding NAD(P)H-hydrate dehydratase, producing the protein MNEEQLLHAITHYPALYQRKSGNTHKGTFGTLGIVGSAEGMSGAIVLAGKSALKAGCGKVFLGFAQSQLPIPFIDSAPELMLKTALTLIHQQDISAWAIGCGLGLSANSEESLSIALAQRNENIPYVFDADALVLMAKLKSECSLNQHCVLTPHPKEASILLNCTLNDIQNNREEAAKEIAKLYHCWAIIKGQNTVVTSPKGELTINTTGNSGLSTAGSGDVLTGVMGSFLAQGLTMSDAVKSAVWIHGMAADILVEKGIGPIGLTASELIDTIRNIRNQIWTLTQQHNANYFE; encoded by the coding sequence ATGAATGAAGAACAACTATTACATGCGATCACTCATTATCCCGCGCTTTATCAGCGCAAGTCAGGGAATACACATAAAGGAACATTTGGCACATTAGGCATTGTAGGTAGCGCAGAAGGAATGAGTGGCGCGATTGTATTAGCCGGTAAAAGTGCATTGAAAGCAGGGTGCGGAAAGGTATTTCTTGGTTTTGCTCAGTCACAGCTTCCTATCCCTTTTATTGATAGTGCGCCAGAGCTTATGCTCAAAACAGCACTGACATTGATACATCAGCAAGATATTTCTGCTTGGGCAATTGGATGTGGATTAGGATTATCTGCAAATTCTGAAGAGAGCTTATCAATAGCTTTGGCACAACGTAATGAAAATATACCCTATGTTTTTGATGCGGATGCATTAGTGTTAATGGCTAAATTAAAATCAGAATGCTCACTTAATCAGCATTGTGTATTAACACCACACCCTAAAGAAGCGTCTATTTTGCTTAATTGCACGCTAAATGATATTCAAAATAACAGAGAAGAAGCGGCGAAAGAGATTGCGAAGCTTTATCATTGTTGGGCAATAATCAAAGGTCAAAATACTGTAGTAACATCTCCGAAAGGGGAGTTAACGATTAATACAACCGGTAATAGTGGATTATCAACCGCAGGGAGTGGCGATGTGCTAACAGGTGTTATGGGCAGTTTTTTAGCGCAAGGATTGACAATGTCTGATGCGGTAAAAAGTGCGGTTTGGATACATGGAATGGCGGCGGATATCTTAGTTGAAAAAGGTATTGGGCCAATAGGATTAACTGCATCAGAATTGATTGATACTATCCGAAATATTCGCAATCAAATATGGACGTTAACACAGCAACATAATGCAAACTATTTTGAATGA
- a CDS encoding DUF2594 family protein encodes MNEKFKTQADVETLAEEVACLKTLVTYMLKALGQADAGRIILNIERAIAEVDDEKQAETFRNTISQIKTVYRQ; translated from the coding sequence ATGAACGAGAAGTTTAAAACACAAGCAGATGTGGAAACATTAGCAGAAGAAGTGGCTTGTTTAAAAACACTAGTCACTTATATGTTAAAAGCATTAGGCCAAGCAGATGCAGGTCGTATTATTTTAAATATTGAACGCGCGATTGCAGAAGTTGATGACGAAAAACAAGCAGAGACATTCCGTAATACTATTAGCCAAATTAAAACTGTTTATCGCCAATAA
- the hemB gene encoding porphobilinogen synthase gives MSNEQSIQRLRRLRQSENLRALFQETTLTKNDLALPIFVEEGLDDYQPIKSMPGVVRIPEKRLAYEIERIAKAGIKTVMTFGVSHHLDETGSDAWKSDGLVSRMSRICKDAVPEMIVMSDTCFCEYTSHGHCGVLHGEHVDNDETIYNLGLQAVAAAQAGADFIAPSAAMDGQVAAIRAALDKAGFSDTGIVSYSTKFASALYGPFRDAAGSRLIGDRKTYQMNPMNRREAIRESLIDEQEGADMLMVKPAGAYLDIIRDVRERTLLPLAAYQISGEYAQIKFAALAGAIDEDRVVMETLGSIKRAGADLILSYFALDLAERNLL, from the coding sequence GTGAGCAACGAACAATCCATCCAGCGTTTAAGAAGACTACGCCAGTCCGAAAACCTGCGCGCGCTCTTTCAAGAAACAACGTTAACTAAAAATGATCTCGCTCTACCTATATTCGTAGAAGAAGGGCTTGATGATTACCAACCTATTAAAAGTATGCCGGGTGTCGTTCGTATTCCTGAAAAGCGTCTTGCTTATGAAATTGAACGTATTGCAAAAGCAGGCATTAAAACTGTCATGACTTTTGGAGTATCGCATCACCTTGATGAAACAGGGAGTGATGCTTGGAAAAGTGATGGCTTAGTTTCTCGCATGTCTCGTATTTGTAAAGATGCAGTACCAGAAATGATTGTCATGTCTGATACCTGTTTTTGTGAATACACATCACATGGTCACTGTGGTGTTTTACATGGTGAACATGTTGATAATGATGAAACTATCTATAATTTAGGTCTTCAAGCCGTTGCCGCGGCACAAGCTGGTGCGGATTTTATCGCACCATCTGCTGCAATGGACGGTCAAGTCGCTGCTATTCGTGCAGCACTTGATAAAGCAGGATTTAGCGATACAGGTATTGTTTCTTATTCGACTAAATTTGCTTCTGCTTTATATGGTCCTTTCCGTGATGCAGCCGGCTCTCGCTTAATTGGTGATCGTAAAACTTATCAAATGAATCCAATGAACCGTCGTGAAGCAATTCGTGAATCATTAATTGATGAGCAAGAAGGTGCTGATATGCTGATGGTTAAACCCGCAGGTGCTTATTTAGATATTATTCGCGATGTACGTGAACGTACTTTATTACCTTTAGCGGCTTATCAAATCAGTGGTGAATATGCTCAGATTAAATTTGCAGCATTAGCCGGTGCAATCGATGAAGATCGTGTAGTAATGGAGACTTTAGGTTCAATTAAACGTGCTGGTGCGGATTTAATTTTATCTTACTTCGCACTTGATTTAGCTGAAAGAAACCTACTTTAA
- a CDS encoding HIT family protein, with protein sequence MDNCIFCQIVAGKAPCHKIWEDEHHLAFLSIFPNTKGFTVVIPKKHYPSYAFDLSDEALALLVIATKKVAKILDKTFPDVSRSGMFFEGFGVDHVHSKLSPMHGTGDMTNWAPIENKQKIFFDKYPGYLSSHDFERASDEELSQLAALIRKNNQ encoded by the coding sequence ATGGATAACTGCATTTTCTGTCAAATCGTTGCTGGAAAAGCCCCTTGCCATAAAATTTGGGAAGACGAACACCACCTTGCTTTTCTTTCTATATTTCCGAATACCAAAGGCTTTACGGTTGTTATTCCTAAAAAACACTATCCAAGTTATGCCTTTGATCTCAGTGATGAAGCCTTAGCGCTATTAGTTATTGCGACGAAAAAAGTGGCAAAAATCTTAGATAAAACATTTCCTGATGTTTCACGTTCAGGAATGTTTTTTGAAGGATTTGGGGTTGATCATGTTCATAGTAAACTTAGCCCGATGCATGGCACTGGTGATATGACAAATTGGGCACCTATTGAAAATAAGCAGAAGATTTTCTTTGATAAATATCCAGGTTATCTTTCATCTCACGATTTCGAACGAGCAAGTGATGAAGAGCTTTCACAACTCGCGGCACTAATCAGAAAAAATAACCAATAA
- a CDS encoding low molecular weight protein tyrosine phosphatase family protein, translating into MNILFICSKNQWRSPTAELLFADREGINTLSAGTRKDAQCVVDNELLKWADLVLVMESKHLNRLSAHFPTTMRYKKAHVLGIPDNYRFNDPVLIELLEQKVQSYLPMEAKLSAK; encoded by the coding sequence ATGAATATCTTGTTTATTTGCAGTAAAAATCAATGGCGAAGCCCAACCGCAGAATTGTTATTTGCAGATAGAGAAGGCATCAATACACTTTCAGCAGGTACGCGTAAAGATGCGCAATGTGTGGTTGATAACGAATTACTAAAATGGGCTGATTTAGTGCTTGTCATGGAATCTAAACATTTAAATCGATTATCTGCACATTTTCCTACAACCATGCGCTATAAAAAAGCCCATGTATTGGGAATACCTGATAATTATCGCTTTAACGATCCGGTATTAATTGAACTCCTTGAACAGAAAGTTCAGTCTTATTTACCGATGGAAGCGAAGCTTTCAGCTAAATAA
- a CDS encoding cytosine deaminase → MLGKNIEQINHARLVGKEGLWRITLKNNKIEAIESQPETNFHPEALDAQGGLVHAPFVEPHIHLDTTQTAGQPNWNQSGTLFEGIERWAERKALLTHDDVKQRAWQTLQWQIANGIQHVRTHVDVSDASLIALKAMLEVKEEIKPWVDLQIVAFPQEGILSYPNGEALLEEALKLGADVVGAIPHFEFTREYGVESLHKTFALAQKYDRLIDVHCDEIDDEQSRFVETVAALAHKENMGSRVTASHTTAMHSYNGAYTSRLFRLLRMSGINFVANPLVNIHLQGRFDTYPKRRGITRVKEMLESNINVCFGHDDVFDPWYPLGTANMLQVLHMGLHVCQLMGYGQIDNGLQLISHNSAKTLALTDYGVDVGNSANFIILPADNGFDALRRQVPVRYSIRQGKVIAQTEPAKTEIMLDKPTLVNYK, encoded by the coding sequence ATGCTGGGTAAGAATATCGAACAAATTAATCATGCTCGTCTGGTTGGAAAAGAAGGTTTGTGGCGTATTACGCTTAAAAACAACAAAATTGAAGCGATAGAGTCACAACCTGAAACTAATTTTCATCCTGAAGCATTAGATGCGCAAGGTGGTTTAGTTCACGCTCCTTTTGTTGAACCTCATATTCATTTAGATACAACACAAACAGCAGGGCAACCGAATTGGAATCAATCGGGAACATTATTTGAAGGTATTGAGCGTTGGGCTGAAAGAAAAGCACTGTTAACTCACGATGATGTTAAGCAACGTGCATGGCAAACGCTGCAATGGCAAATTGCTAATGGTATTCAACATGTTAGAACCCATGTGGATGTTTCAGATGCTTCGCTAATAGCATTAAAAGCCATGTTGGAAGTGAAAGAAGAAATTAAACCTTGGGTTGATTTACAAATTGTTGCTTTTCCACAAGAAGGTATTTTGTCTTACCCTAATGGTGAAGCATTATTAGAAGAAGCATTAAAATTAGGTGCTGATGTTGTAGGTGCTATTCCACACTTTGAATTTACGCGTGAATATGGTGTTGAATCACTGCATAAAACTTTTGCATTAGCACAAAAATATGATCGTTTAATTGATGTTCATTGCGATGAAATTGATGATGAACAATCTCGCTTTGTTGAAACGGTTGCCGCTTTAGCACATAAAGAAAATATGGGCTCAAGAGTGACAGCCAGTCATACGACCGCAATGCATTCTTATAATGGCGCTTATACTTCACGTTTATTCCGACTATTAAGAATGTCTGGTATTAACTTTGTGGCGAATCCTTTAGTTAATATTCACTTGCAAGGTCGTTTTGATACCTATCCAAAACGTCGTGGTATTACTCGCGTCAAAGAGATGCTAGAAAGTAATATTAATGTTTGTTTTGGTCATGATGATGTCTTTGATCCTTGGTATCCATTAGGCACAGCAAATATGCTCCAAGTTTTACATATGGGATTGCATGTTTGTCAATTAATGGGCTATGGTCAAATAGATAACGGATTACAGTTAATTAGCCACAACAGCGCAAAAACACTCGCTTTAACGGATTATGGTGTTGATGTAGGAAATAGTGCAAACTTTATTATTCTGCCAGCAGATAACGGATTTGATGCTTTACGTCGTCAAGTACCTGTACGTTATTCTATTCGCCAAGGTAAAGTTATTGCACAAACTGAGCCGGCAAAAACAGAAATTATGTTAGATAAGCCAACACTGGTTAATTATAAATAA
- the codB gene encoding cytosine permease: MSQDNNYSQGPVPISARKGGLALTFVMLGLTFFSASMWTGGALGTGLSFNDFFLAVLIGNLLLGIYTAFLGFIGSKTGLTTHLLARYSFGIKGSWLPSFLLGGTQVGWFGVGVAMFAIPVGKATGIDINLLIAVSGILMTITVFFGISALTILSIIAVPAIAILGSYSVYLAIHDMGGLSTLMAVKPAQPLDFNLALAMVVGSFISAGTLTADFVRFGRNPKVAVVVAIIAFFLGNTLMFVFGAAGAASLGMADISDVMIAQGLLLPAIVVLGLNIWTTNDNALYASGLGFANITGLSSKKLSVINGIIGTLCALWLYNNFVGWLTFLSAAIPPVGGVIIADYLMNKARYNTFNIATMQSVNWVALLAVAIGIVAGHWLPGIVPVNAVLGGAISYAVLNPILNRRTARQSEISHAG; this comes from the coding sequence GTGTCTCAGGACAACAATTATAGTCAGGGTCCAGTGCCCATATCCGCAAGAAAGGGTGGATTGGCGTTAACCTTTGTGATGTTGGGATTAACGTTTTTTTCAGCCAGTATGTGGACTGGCGGCGCTCTTGGTACTGGTCTTTCCTTTAATGATTTCTTCCTCGCAGTTCTAATTGGTAATCTTCTTCTTGGTATCTACACCGCATTTCTTGGTTTTATTGGTTCAAAAACAGGTCTTACTACTCATCTCCTCGCGCGTTACTCTTTCGGTATTAAAGGTTCTTGGCTTCCCTCATTTTTACTCGGTGGTACTCAGGTTGGTTGGTTTGGTGTGGGTGTGGCAATGTTTGCCATCCCGGTAGGAAAAGCTACTGGTATTGATATTAATCTCCTTATCGCCGTTTCCGGCATTTTAATGACCATCACAGTATTCTTCGGTATTTCTGCTCTCACTATTCTCTCTATCATCGCAGTTCCTGCTATCGCAATCCTTGGAAGTTACTCTGTTTATCTTGCTATACATGATATGGGGGGGCTTTCAACGCTAATGGCCGTTAAACCTGCTCAACCATTAGATTTTAATTTAGCGCTGGCGATGGTTGTCGGATCGTTTATTAGTGCAGGTACGCTGACGGCTGATTTCGTACGTTTTGGGCGAAACCCTAAAGTAGCGGTGGTGGTTGCAATTATCGCCTTTTTCTTAGGCAATACATTAATGTTTGTCTTTGGCGCTGCAGGTGCAGCTTCACTGGGAATGGCAGATATTTCTGATGTGATGATTGCGCAAGGATTATTACTTCCAGCGATTGTCGTATTAGGCTTAAATATCTGGACAACCAATGATAATGCGTTATATGCATCAGGATTAGGTTTTGCCAATATCACTGGTTTATCAAGTAAAAAACTTTCAGTCATAAACGGTATCATCGGAACGCTGTGTGCGTTATGGCTCTATAATAACTTTGTAGGTTGGCTTACCTTTTTATCTGCAGCAATTCCACCAGTAGGGGGCGTTATTATTGCAGATTATCTGATGAATAAAGCACGCTATAACACCTTTAATATTGCTACAATGCAATCGGTTAACTGGGTAGCGCTACTTGCTGTTGCGATAGGTATTGTTGCAGGGCATTGGTTACCGGGTATTGTGCCTGTTAATGCTGTGCTAGGGGGCGCAATAAGCTACGCTGTGTTAAATCCAATATTAAATCGTCGTACAGCTCGACAATCGGAGATAAGTCATGCTGGGTAA
- the betA gene encoding choline dehydrogenase — MVYDYIIIGAGSAGNVLATRLTEDPEVTVLLLEAGGPDYRFDFRTQMPAALAYPLQGRRYNWAYETEPEPYMNNRRMECGRGKGLGGSSLINGMCYIRGNAMDFDGWAKLPGLEEWDYLSCLPYFRKAETRDIGANDYHGDKGPVSVTTPKKGNNILFQAMIEAGVQAGYPRTIDLNGYQQEGFGPMDRTVTPKGRRASTARGYLDQAKARKNLTIKTHAITDVIEFEGKKAIGVRYFLGENTTLHHVKARREVLLCAGAIASPQILQRSGIGPEEILNEFDISPVHVLPGVGENLQDHLEMYLQYECKKPVSLYPALKWYNQPKIGAQWLFQGTGIGASNQFEAGGFIRSSEKYAWPNIQFHFLPVAINYNGTNAVDVHGFQAHVGSMRSPSRGRVKLASTDPHHHPSILFNYMSTEQDWEEFRAAIRITREIMAQPALDPYRGEEISPGKHIQSDEELDAFVRERAETAFHPCGTCKMGTDEMAVVDGEGRVHGIENLRVIDASIMPLIITGNLNATTIMMAEKLADKVRGINPLPKSQADYYVAGDQPVRKTNISL; from the coding sequence ATGGTCTATGACTACATTATTATCGGTGCTGGTTCAGCCGGTAACGTTCTTGCTACCCGCTTGACAGAAGATCCTGAAGTTACTGTGCTGCTCCTTGAAGCTGGAGGTCCGGACTACAGGTTCGATTTTCGTACACAAATGCCAGCGGCATTAGCTTATCCGTTACAAGGTAGGCGATATAATTGGGCTTATGAAACAGAGCCTGAACCTTATATGAATAACCGACGTATGGAATGTGGTCGAGGAAAAGGGCTAGGTGGTTCATCGCTAATTAATGGCATGTGTTATATTCGTGGTAATGCAATGGATTTTGATGGGTGGGCAAAATTGCCTGGTCTTGAAGAGTGGGACTATTTAAGTTGCTTGCCTTATTTTCGTAAAGCTGAAACTCGTGATATTGGTGCCAATGACTATCATGGTGATAAAGGGCCTGTAAGTGTAACAACACCGAAAAAAGGCAATAATATTTTATTTCAAGCGATGATTGAAGCCGGTGTACAAGCAGGATATCCAAGAACGATTGACCTTAATGGCTATCAGCAAGAGGGCTTTGGCCCAATGGATAGAACAGTCACACCGAAAGGTCGCCGAGCAAGCACCGCAAGAGGTTATCTTGATCAAGCTAAAGCACGAAAAAACTTAACGATCAAGACTCACGCCATAACAGATGTTATTGAGTTTGAAGGAAAAAAAGCAATTGGTGTGCGCTATTTTTTAGGGGAAAATACCACTCTTCATCATGTAAAAGCCCGTCGAGAAGTATTGCTTTGTGCGGGGGCAATTGCCTCACCTCAAATATTGCAACGTTCTGGTATTGGGCCTGAAGAAATATTAAATGAATTTGATATTTCTCCTGTGCATGTATTACCAGGGGTTGGGGAGAATCTGCAAGATCATCTAGAAATGTATTTGCAGTATGAATGTAAAAAGCCTGTTTCACTTTATCCTGCTTTAAAATGGTATAACCAACCTAAGATTGGTGCACAATGGTTATTTCAAGGAACAGGTATAGGTGCAAGCAATCAATTTGAAGCTGGCGGATTTATTCGCTCTAGCGAAAAATATGCGTGGCCCAATATTCAATTCCACTTTCTACCCGTTGCCATTAATTATAACGGCACCAATGCGGTAGATGTTCATGGTTTTCAAGCACATGTAGGATCGATGCGTTCACCCAGTCGAGGGAGAGTAAAATTAGCCTCTACAGATCCTCATCATCATCCTAGTATCTTGTTTAATTACATGTCCACAGAACAAGATTGGGAAGAGTTTCGCGCTGCAATTCGGATCACTCGAGAAATAATGGCACAACCGGCATTAGATCCTTATCGTGGAGAAGAAATTAGCCCAGGGAAACATATTCAAAGTGATGAAGAGCTTGATGCTTTTGTCAGAGAACGTGCTGAAACAGCATTTCATCCTTGTGGCACGTGTAAAATGGGAACGGATGAAATGGCAGTTGTCGATGGGGAAGGTCGAGTACACGGCATAGAAAACTTAAGAGTTATTGATGCATCTATCATGCCATTAATAATCACTGGGAATTTGAATGCAACTACAATTATGATGGCAGAAAAACTAGCAGATAAAGTGAGAGGAATAAATCCTTTACCTAAAAGCCAAGCTGACTATTATGTTGCAGGAGATCAACCTGTAAGAAAAACAAATATAAGCCTATAA